The following proteins come from a genomic window of Doryrhamphus excisus isolate RoL2022-K1 chromosome 12, RoL_Dexc_1.0, whole genome shotgun sequence:
- the LOC131139737 gene encoding zinc finger and SCAN domain-containing protein 2-like translates to MCQVQMLRALVNQRLTAAVEEIFVVLERTIAEYEEELSRTKEENERQRQLLDAVFRKQEVVFAFADASEEDGLPEQQEWSSRLVAEEPEPPLIKEEEGQPPPLHLKEEEPALPRIKEEEEEHGISQEGATEADGDHCGGSPADKLLAPLSDSEHTTSHSPDTDDDDDEDSTADMTCHPDNTRLKCHHCDKSFGKKGALETHMRYHTGERPYVCSVCGKAFTIKGHLSRHGRTHSGEKPHSCSVCETSFSARSALVQHMRTHTGEKPHACLVCGEKFSQKGNLSRHTRTHSRDGVFGCSVCGKSFSQKGYLKIHTRTHTGEKPYSCSFCDASFSVRSVLAKHVRRRHTSLP, encoded by the exons atgtgtcaagtccaaatgctgagagcgttggtgaatcagcgactaactgcggctgttgaagaaatatttgtagtgttggaaagaaccatagcagagtacgaggaggaactttctcgaacaaaagaggagaacgagcgacaacgtcaactactggacgccgttttcaggaagcaggaagttgtgTTTGCATTTGCAG ATGCCAGTGAAGAAGATGGTCTCCCTGAGCAGCAGGAGTGGAGCTCCAGGCTGGTGGCGGAGGAGCCAGAGCCTCCCCTCATTAAAGAGGAGGAGGGGCAGCCACCGCCCCTGCACCTCAAAGAGGAAGAGCCGGCGCTCCCCCGCattaaagaggaggaggaggaacacgGCATCAGTCAAGAGGGagcaacagaagctgatggagaccactgtggaggatcaccagcagacaagctcttagctccactatcagatagtgagcacacgacgtcacactctcctgacactgatgatgatgatgatgaagactctacagctgatatgacatgtcaccCTGACAACACACGCTTGAAATGCCACCACTGCGACAAGAGCTTCGGCAAGAAGGGAGCTCTTGAAACCCACATGAGATACCACACAGGAGAGAGACCCTACGTGTGCTCCGTGTGCGGTAaagccttcacaataaaaggacACTTGAGCAGACACGGAAGAACGCACAGCGGGGAGAAACCGCATTCCTGCTCAGTTTGCGAGACCAGTTTCAGCGCTCGCTCGGCGTTGGTTCAacacatgaggacgcacaccggagagaaacctcaCGCCTGCTTGGTCTGTGGTGAAAAATTCTCCCAGAAGGGAAATTTGAGCAGACACACCAGAACACATAGCCGGGACGGCGTTTTTGGCTGCTCCGTTTGTGGGAAAAGCTTCTCTCAGAAAGGATATCTGAAGATCCACACGAGAACTCACACGGGAGAGAAGCCGTACTCCTGCTCCTTCTGCGACGCCAGCTTTAGCGTCCGCTCGGTCTTGGCCAAACATGTCAGAAGAAGACACACTAGCCTGCCGTGA
- the LOC131139718 gene encoding uncharacterized protein LOC131139718, translating into MTKPKPKQNCSVVGCTDRHRSLHRVPNTKDVRAKWIHFIYDGNVPASFGKSLFVCANHFTADCFSNLGQYDAGLALRLSVKDGSVPTVRATEEGSPPHPRRYCRINNTVPLLALYFDGQSDMRPDFRLSRASFSALMDLLGTQCDHGWGPVIETLVFLFWLASGASYRVVGRAFDMPRTSVHRAVHRTSGKIRALLPRVVGLPSAEDLAPLGAGFARLAGSAAFSRVVGSIGGCHVRVKPPLEEAAGYLNPKRFHSLQFQAICDHTAKFLDVFIGFPGSARDTKVLKHSPIYAQRRYPPPGFCIVGDGVYPCLRQPIALMTPYRHPVRNHLQARFNGHLSKARCVVERAFGIMETRWRSIFLKALEVDVLYVPEVIACCTVLHNICLSSGDVLEPEEARGGEAASDHAEDPEEPPPAGTVCGAEDRHRMAMLCYAPDHDYL; encoded by the exons ATGACCAAGCCCAAACCCAAGCAGAACTGCAGTGTCGTTGGCTGCACGGACCGGCATCGATCCTTGCACCGCGTCCCAAACACGAAGGACGTCCGAGCCAAGTGGATTCATTTTATTTACGACGGAAACGTCCCGGCGTCCTTCGGCAAAAGTCTTTTCGTCTGTGCCAACCACTTCACGGCGGACTGCTTCAGCAACCTGGGCCAGTACGACGCCGGACTGGCACTGAGGCTGAGTGTGAAAGATGGGTCCGTGCCAACTGTTCGAGCGACAGAAGAGGGAAGC CCTCCCCACCCACGGCGCTACTGCAGGATCAACAACACGGTGCCGTTGCTGGCGCTGTACTTTGACGGGCAGAGCGACATGAGGCCAGACTTCCGTCTCTCCAGGGCCTCCTTCTCTGCCCTGATGGACCTCCTCGGGACCCAGTGTGACCACGGCTGGGGGCCCGTGATCGAGACCCTGGTGTTTCTGTTCTGGTTGGCCAGCGGCGCCTCCTACCGTGTGGTCGGCCGAGCGTTCGACATGCCCCGAACCAGCGTGCACCGCGCCGTCCACAGAACAAGCGGGAAGATCCGCGCTCTCCTCCCCCGGGTGGTCGGCCTTCCGTCTGCCGAGGATCTGGCCCCGCTGGGTGCCGGCTTTGCCCGCTTGGCCGGGTCGGCGGCCTTCAGCAGGGTGGTCGGCAGCATCGGGGGCTGCCACGTCCGTGTCAAGCCGCCCCTGGAGGAAGCGGCCGGGTACCTCAACCCCAAGCGGTTCCATTCGCTGCAGTTTCAGGCCATCTGTGACCACACGGCCAAGTTCCTGGACGTGTTCATCGGCTTCCCCGGGTCCGCGCGGGACACCAAGGTGCTGAAGCACAGCCCCATCTACGCTCAGCGGAGATACCCGCCACCCGGCTTCTGCATCGTTGGGGACGGCGTCTACCCTTGCCTCCGACAACCCATCGCCCTCATGACCCCCTACAGGCACCCGGTCCGCAACCACCTCCAGGCCCGCTTTAACGGCCACCTCTCTAAAGCCCGCTGTGTCGTGGAGAGAGCTTTCGGCATCATGGAGACCAGGTGGAGGTCTATTTTCTTAAAGGCTCTGGAGGTGGACGTCCTCTACGTCCCGGAGGTCATCGCCTGCTGTACGGTCCTGCACAACATCTGCCTGAGCAGCGGGGATGTGCTTGAGCCGGAAGAAGCTCGGGGGGGCGAAGCGGCTTCCGACCACGCAGAGGACCCGGAGGAACCGCCGCCCGCGGGGACCGTCTGCGGCGCAGAGGACAGGCACAGGATGGCCATGCTGTGTTACGCCCCCGACCACGACTACTTGTAG